One window of the Rhipicephalus sanguineus isolate Rsan-2018 chromosome 4, BIME_Rsan_1.4, whole genome shotgun sequence genome contains the following:
- the LOC119391790 gene encoding uncharacterized protein LOC119391790: MAFAAPPPKAHCFTFSAPEGSTVDDVIDALEVVTGSAGMKSLQHMGGVKFGAAAENVPAATKLNSRGAILLNGGSVPLVNVGPEIVHVTVFRVPPAAVAAADEQQGNDFTPPTPALQEEFSALETESDTDTPNTESHAESQDAGDLPPPSEKVSSTPCAPAETSDSSPDAYEDHSASKAEAPVSVPSRDHESCSSDTGGTTSSSEAPRTSMARGTRPTGRAEAPIIGPDKTTTVIMPPTATSTRASRYSAQTRKLSLNLSNPLYKITGSAAGMSDGASVMEIERQATKRVHPQTTDSEGSTDSSKLQKLANALTTSEHLSL; this comes from the exons ATGGCtttcgcagcgccaccgcccaagGCGCACTGCTTTACCTTCAGTGCTCCAGAGGGGAGCACCGTCGACGATGTTATCGACGCCCTTGAAGTAGTAACCGGCTCAGCCGGTATGAAGTCCCTCCAACACATGGGAGGCGTAAAGTTCGGCGCCGCAGCCGAAAACGTCCCTGCAGCCACCAAGCTGAACAGCCGGGGCGCCATTCTTTTGAACGGCGGATCAGTTCCACTCGTCAACGTCGGTCCTGAAATAGTTCATGTCACAGTCTTCCGGGTACCAC CAGCTGCAGTAGCGGCAGCCGACGAACAACAGGGCAACGACTTCACGCCCCCAACGCCCGCACTGCAAGAAGAATTTTCGGCGCTCGAGACTGAGAGCGATACCGACACACCGAATACTGAATCCCATGCCGAATCACAAGACGCAGGAGACCTGCCTCCTCCGTCTGAGAAAGTGTCATCAACCCCCTGCGCCCCAGCCGAGACCAGCGACTCCTCGCCGGACGCCTATGAGGACCACAGTGCGTCCAAAGCCGAAGCGCCAGTGTCCGTACCTAGCAGAGACCACGAGAGCTGCAGCTCCGACACAGGTGGTACTACCAGCAGCTCCGAGGCGCCGAGAACTTCGATGGCACGCGGCACTCGACCAACGGGACGTGCAGAAGCCCCGATCATCGGCCCAGACAAGACCACGACCGTGATTATGCCTCCGACGGCGACGAGCACCCGAGCCAGCAGATACTCTGCTCAGACTCGCAAACTGAGCCTGAACCTGTCCAACCCACTTTACAAGATCACAGGTTCGGCCGCCGGTATGAGTGACGGTGCCAGTGTCATGGAAATAGAGCGTCAAGCCACCAAACGTGTCCACCCACAGACCACGGACTCTGAGGGCTCGACGGACAGTAGTAAGCTCCAAAAACTCGCTAATGCTCTGACGACGTCAGAGCATCTCTCTCTTTAG